The Streptomyces hundungensis genome contains the following window.
CGTGTTGCGGATGACCAGGCCCTGAGGGACGGGGTGATCCGTATCGCTGCGTGGTCTTGACCGGATTCCGTAATATCTGCACATGACAGGTACAGGAGGCGGCACCCCCCACTGGGCGCCGGGGGACCAGATCCTCTGGCGCTACCGCGACCACGCCCTGGGCCTGGAGGGCGGCCGCAAAGGGCCGTTCCACATCTGCCGCCCGGTGACGGTCGTCCAGGACACCGATGATCTGCTGGCTGTGTGGATGGCCCCCGGCACCGAGTGCGTACGCCCGGTGCTCACCGACGGCCGCCCGCTGTACCAGGAGCCCCTGGCCACCCGGTACACCACCCCGCGCACCACGGAGCGCTCCCAGTGGTTCGGCAGCGGCGTGCTCAAGCTGGCGCGCCCCGGCGAGCCCTGGTCGGTGTGGCTTTTCTGGGAACGGGGCTGGCGCTTCAAGAACTGGTACGTGAACCTGGAGGAGCCGCGCGCCCGCTGGTCGGGCGGCATCGACTCCACGGACCACTTCCTGGACATCTCCGTGTCCACGGAACGCAGTTGGCGCTGGCTGGACGAGGACGAGTTCGCCCAGGCCCAGCGGGTCGGCCTGATGGACGACGACCTCGCGGGCCGGGTCCGGGCGGCCGGGCACGCCGCGGTCGAGGTCATCACGGCGTGGGGACGGCCGTTCTCGGACGGGTGGGAGGCGTGGCGGCCCGATCCGCGCTGGCCCGTTCCCGCGCTCCCGGCGGACTGGGATCGCACCCCGGCGCACATGACGTCGTGAGACCCTTGATGCGCCCCGGGGGTTCAAACGTAGGATCGTCCTCCGCGGGGCCGCGCGGGGCCACCAGCACCGATCGGCGGTCCCGGTGCGAGAATTGACCGTATGTCACCACAGGGGGGTGGAACATGCCCGGTGTCGCCGCCCGGACGGTGCCTCCCCCGCGCCCAGAGAACGTGGGGGAGGGTGTACCGCGTGACGCGCCGGCCTCACGCATCCTTACCCTGTCGCTGTCACTGCCGCCGCACGCGGCAGGGCGGATGTCTCACCCCGGACGGACGGAACCCGACGCGTGACGGAGCCCCAGCCCACCTCGCACGAGAGCCGGCGCAAGGAACTCGCCCGGCCCACCGAGCAGACCCTTGCCCACGCCGTTGAGGAGCAGGGGAGGCCCCATGCCGACACACCGGCCGCACCGGAACCGGGCGGCACGGCCCGCCGTAGCCCGCTGGGCGCCCGCTCAAGCGACCGGAGCGGCGGCGTGACCGCCTCCGTGCCCGGCCAGCCCGAGCGGGCGGGCCGGGACGTCGCGGCCGCCTCCGCCGTGCCCCGGGTGGGCGCGCCGGACGACGGCGGCGCCGGCACCCCCGACCCCGGCGAGGGCGCCGCGGCGGTGGCCCGGCGCGAGGGCGACCGGCTGCGTTTCGTGGGCGCCGCGACCCGCCGGATCGCCCGGGGCATAGACCTCGACGAGATCGTGCTCGGCCTGTGCCGGGCCACCGTGCCCACGTTCTCCGACGCGATCCTGGTCCATCTGCGCGACCCGCTGCCGGTCGGCGACGAGCGCCCGGCCACCCCGTTCGTGCTGCGCCTGCGCCGCACCGACCGGCTTCGTTTAGTGGACGAGGCGCTGAGCGAGAGCGCGGAGGCGGAAGGCCTCACGGTGCTGGGCGGGGCGGGCCCCGACCTGACGCCCGCGTCCGAGCTGTGCGAGGTGCGCACCGGCGGCGAGCTGAACGAGGTGCTGCGCGGGGTGCGCCCGGTCTTCGCGGAGTCCCCTGCGGCCCGCGCGGCCCTCGCCGAACTCCTCGGCCCCGACCGTACGGTGCCCGGCGGCCGGCGGGCGATACTGGCGCCGCTGCGCGGCCGGCGCCGGGTGATCGGCGCCGCCGTCTTCGTGCGCGGCCCCGAGCGGCCCGCCTTCGAGGCCAACGACCTCCTGGTGGCGGCCCAGTTGGCCACCCACACCGCCCTCGGCATCGACAAGGCCGTCCTGTACGGGCGCGAGGCGTACATCGCCGACGAGCTCCAGCGCACCATGCTGCCCGACAGCCTCCCCCAGCCCACCGGGGTACGGCTCGCCTCGCGCTACCTTCCGGCGGCCGAGACCGCCCGGGTCGGCGGCGATTGGTACGACGCGATCCCGCTGCCCGGCAGCCGGGTCGCCCTGGTCGTCGGCGACGTCATGGGCCACTCCATGACCTCCGCCGCCATCATGGGTCAACTCCGCACCACCGCGCAGACGTTGGCGGGTCTGGACCTGCCGCCCGCCGAGGTGCTGCACCACCTCGACGAGCAGGCCCAGCGGCTCGGCACCGACCGCATGGCGACCTGCCTGTACGCGGTGTACGACCCGGTCGCGCACCGCATCACCATCGCCAACGCCGGCCATCCGCCACCGGTCCTGCTGCACCTGGGTGGCCGCGCCGAGGTGCTGCGGGTGCCGCCGGGCGCCCCGATCGGGGTCGGCGGGGTCGACTTCGAGGCGGTCGAGCTGGACGCCCCGGCGGGCGCCACGCTGCTCCTGTACACCGACGGCCTGGTCGAGTCCCGCCTTCGCGACGTGTGGACCGGCATCGAGCAGCTGCGTGAACGGCTCGCCGCCACCGCCCAGTTGACCGGTCCCGACCACTCGCCGCCCCTTGAGGCGCTCTGCGACGACGTGCTCGACATGCTCGGCCCCGGCGACCGGGACGACGACATCGCGCTGCTCGCCGCCCGCTTCGACGGGATCGCGCCGAGCGATGTGGCGTACTGGTTCCTCGACCCGGAGGAGACCGCACCCGGCCGGGCCCGCAGACTGGCCCGCAGGGCCCTGGAGCGCTGGGGCCTGGAGGAGCTGACCGACTCGGTGGAGCTGCTCGTCAGCGAGGTCGTCACCAACGCGGTGCGCTACGCCGAGCGGCCGGTCACGCTGCGGCTGCTCAAGACCGACGTACTGCGCTGCGAGGTCGGCGACGACTCCCCGCAACTCCCCCGCCAGCGCCGGGCCCGCGACACCGACGAGGGCGGGCGCGGCCTGTTCCTGGTGAACCGGCTCGCCAGACGCTGGGGCGCGACCCGGCTCTCCGGCGGCAAGGTCGTCTGGTTCGAGCTGCCGACCCGACCGTGAACTCCCGTACCGGACACGGGACTTGACGCGAAACGGCCCCCACTCCCCGCTCGGGGGTGGGGGCCGTTTCGCCGGGTCGGATGTACCGGGTCGGTTCCGCCGGGTCAGTTCGGCAGGAGCGGGTCGTCGGGAAGGCCCGTGCCCGTGGGGTGCGTAGGCGGCGTCGTGGGCGGCTTCGGCTTGTGCGAGGCGGTGCCCGACGGCGTCTTCGACGGGTCGACCGGGGTCTTGGACGGCGTACTCGACGGCGTCTTTGACGGCGTGCCGGACGGCGTCTTGGAGGGCGTGCCCGACGGCGTCTTCGACGGGGTGCCCGACGGCTTCTTGGACGGCGTGTACGCCGGCTCCTTGGCCGCGCCCTGGTCGGTTTCCAGGTCGAACTTGTCGGCGCCGCCCTTGACCGCGTCGAAGGTGTACGCGGCCCAGATGCGGGCCGGTATGGAGCCACCGTTGATGCGGCCGGGCTCACCGGCGCCGTCCGTCATCGAGACCTGGCCGCCCTTGGGGACGGTCACGGTCTTGCCGTCGTCGCCCTTCACGGTGCGCGGCTCGGCGGCCTCGCCCCACAGCCCGACCGAGGTGACCAGGTCCGGGGTGTAGCCGGTGAACCAGGCCGACTTGTTGTCGTCGGAGGTGCCGGTCTTGCCCGCGACCTGCTTGCCGTCACGGTTGTCGGCGGAGGCCACCGAGCCCTGGGCCGTACCGTCGTCGACGACGCCGGTGAGCACGGAGGTGACGGAGTCCGCCGCGTCCCTGCTGATGACCTGGCTGCCGATGGGGTCGGGCTTGTCGTACTTGTGGTCCT
Protein-coding sequences here:
- the fomD gene encoding cytidylyl-2-hydroxypropylphosphonate hydrolase translates to MTGTGGGTPHWAPGDQILWRYRDHALGLEGGRKGPFHICRPVTVVQDTDDLLAVWMAPGTECVRPVLTDGRPLYQEPLATRYTTPRTTERSQWFGSGVLKLARPGEPWSVWLFWERGWRFKNWYVNLEEPRARWSGGIDSTDHFLDISVSTERSWRWLDEDEFAQAQRVGLMDDDLAGRVRAAGHAAVEVITAWGRPFSDGWEAWRPDPRWPVPALPADWDRTPAHMTS
- a CDS encoding ATP-binding SpoIIE family protein phosphatase; amino-acid sequence: MTEPQPTSHESRRKELARPTEQTLAHAVEEQGRPHADTPAAPEPGGTARRSPLGARSSDRSGGVTASVPGQPERAGRDVAAASAVPRVGAPDDGGAGTPDPGEGAAAVARREGDRLRFVGAATRRIARGIDLDEIVLGLCRATVPTFSDAILVHLRDPLPVGDERPATPFVLRLRRTDRLRLVDEALSESAEAEGLTVLGGAGPDLTPASELCEVRTGGELNEVLRGVRPVFAESPAARAALAELLGPDRTVPGGRRAILAPLRGRRRVIGAAVFVRGPERPAFEANDLLVAAQLATHTALGIDKAVLYGREAYIADELQRTMLPDSLPQPTGVRLASRYLPAAETARVGGDWYDAIPLPGSRVALVVGDVMGHSMTSAAIMGQLRTTAQTLAGLDLPPAEVLHHLDEQAQRLGTDRMATCLYAVYDPVAHRITIANAGHPPPVLLHLGGRAEVLRVPPGAPIGVGGVDFEAVELDAPAGATLLLYTDGLVESRLRDVWTGIEQLRERLAATAQLTGPDHSPPLEALCDDVLDMLGPGDRDDDIALLAARFDGIAPSDVAYWFLDPEETAPGRARRLARRALERWGLEELTDSVELLVSEVVTNAVRYAERPVTLRLLKTDVLRCEVGDDSPQLPRQRRARDTDEGGRGLFLVNRLARRWGATRLSGGKVVWFELPTRP